A single Natrinema sp. HArc-T2 DNA region contains:
- a CDS encoding right-handed parallel beta-helix repeat-containing protein yields the protein MEGNHQDPSASEAGKTTRRSYIKRLGALGFGGALASGAASSLQGVGVAAAQSEGAAGGIAVSDSGTTIDDDVLHLDFGTSLSATQSDADTVRVQSDTNPNTVDVRDDLGVEPEDDDLWAAIEAHYGSFEPTNRNHCYKIPAGTWSVATDNVHFDAHEFLGIVGDPFAVLEVTDQDVDRLMTVGSLDASLPHAQRTVMRNLQIDIRGDYDTGIARWYTYRYGHIENVSMRGRRDRLNDRYGGDRHTILVDGVRPSTTNVISCCHLNNGDTKYDRSTHVGHAIPFSSDVYNHGTNYWEGCQVSDYIDNGIYVSGDDGRNIVTGCHVRNCAGAGIRIGPNDYVQDCQITMTEHPGYPWSGLWLENGGGQLVSQLLVNNRMEKNTEIIRLTQDGPARLTDVHITDEGTDGRAIRVDDNDDAPTVFEGCTITDRSSPSTSDYAVYVRSSNVTFNDCEFDIETQSAMDRHGVFVTNGGDEIDRLTLDTCTIDPDGASLRFAESGADHTVESSFFEGLVMSDPETTLSTVLWVGNRHRGETIFRGERSQWQGDFNFGFEI from the coding sequence ATGGAAGGCAACCATCAAGATCCATCGGCAAGTGAGGCAGGGAAGACGACGCGTCGTTCGTACATCAAACGACTCGGTGCGCTGGGTTTCGGTGGCGCACTCGCCAGTGGGGCCGCGTCGAGCTTACAGGGCGTTGGCGTCGCTGCGGCGCAATCCGAAGGCGCGGCGGGTGGGATAGCCGTCAGTGACTCGGGAACGACGATCGACGACGACGTGTTACACCTCGATTTCGGAACGTCGCTTTCCGCGACGCAATCCGATGCGGATACCGTTCGCGTGCAGAGCGATACGAACCCGAACACTGTCGACGTGCGCGACGACCTCGGCGTCGAACCCGAGGACGACGACCTGTGGGCCGCGATCGAAGCCCATTACGGCTCTTTCGAACCGACGAATCGGAATCACTGCTACAAGATCCCTGCCGGAACGTGGTCCGTTGCGACCGACAACGTCCACTTCGACGCCCACGAGTTCCTCGGTATCGTCGGTGACCCGTTCGCCGTCCTCGAGGTCACCGATCAGGACGTCGATCGCCTGATGACCGTCGGTTCGCTGGACGCGTCGCTTCCACACGCCCAGCGGACTGTCATGCGAAACCTGCAGATCGATATCCGCGGCGACTACGACACCGGTATCGCCCGCTGGTACACCTACCGGTACGGACACATCGAAAACGTCTCGATGCGCGGGAGACGGGACAGGCTCAACGACCGGTACGGCGGGGATCGGCATACGATCCTCGTCGACGGGGTCCGGCCCTCGACGACGAACGTCATCAGTTGCTGTCATCTGAACAACGGCGATACCAAATACGACCGATCGACCCACGTCGGCCACGCGATCCCGTTCAGTTCGGACGTCTACAACCACGGGACGAACTACTGGGAGGGGTGTCAGGTGTCCGACTACATCGATAACGGGATCTACGTCTCGGGAGACGACGGCCGAAACATCGTCACCGGCTGCCACGTCCGCAACTGCGCCGGAGCGGGCATCCGAATCGGCCCCAACGACTACGTGCAGGACTGTCAGATCACGATGACCGAACATCCCGGCTATCCGTGGTCCGGCCTCTGGCTCGAGAACGGCGGTGGGCAGCTGGTCTCACAGCTACTGGTGAACAACCGAATGGAAAAAAATACCGAAATCATCCGTCTGACCCAGGACGGGCCGGCCCGACTGACCGACGTCCACATCACCGACGAAGGAACTGACGGCCGGGCGATCCGGGTCGACGACAACGACGACGCGCCGACGGTATTCGAAGGGTGTACGATCACCGATCGCTCGAGTCCGTCGACGTCCGATTACGCCGTCTACGTCAGGTCGTCGAACGTCACGTTCAACGATTGCGAGTTCGATATCGAGACACAGTCCGCCATGGACCGACACGGCGTCTTCGTCACGAACGGCGGCGATGAAATCGACCGGCTCACGCTCGATACGTGTACGATCGATCCTGACGGTGCGAGCCTCCGGTTCGCCGAGAGCGGGGCGGACCATACCGTCGAGAGCTCGTTCTTCGAGGGGCTCGTCATGAGCGACCCCGAAACGACACTTTCGACGGTGCTCTGGGTCGGCAATCGCCATCGCGGTGAGACGATTTTCCGCGGCGAGCGGTCGCAGTGGCAGGGAGATTTCAACTTCGGATTCGAGATCTAA